From Rhineura floridana isolate rRhiFlo1 chromosome 5, rRhiFlo1.hap2, whole genome shotgun sequence, a single genomic window includes:
- the LOC133386094 gene encoding olfactory receptor 5V1-like gives MENQTFIEEFIFLGFSNHPNLYILFFVVFLAIYTITLVGNTLILTLIRTDLTLHTPMYYFLSNLSFLDICYISATVPVMLANFFRTQKTISYEGCIAQLFSLITCAGTECVLLAIMAYDRYVAICSPLHYSSIMSKRACMKMAVFSWMCGLANSLVHTLLTLSLTICKSNELSHFFCDVPLLLKLSCSDTSVNEAVLHLASALIGLSPCLFILVSYIRIIHAILKINTSKGRVKAFSTCASHLIVVVIFYGTSNFNYNRPSSGYSLDVDTLVSSLYCIVTPMLNPIIYSLRNKEVKASFMRMGKKYFSSSART, from the coding sequence ATGGAAAACCAAACCTTCATAGAGGAATTTATTTTCCTGGGCTTTTCAAACCACCCCAACCTCTACATTCTCTTCTTTGTAGTATTCTTAGCCATCTACACAATAACTCTTGTGGGAAATACTCTGATACTAACCCTGATCAGAACAGATCTGACCCTTCACACACCTATGTATTATTTCCTGAGCAACTTGTCATTCCTAGACATTTGTTATATCTCTGCTACAGTCCCTGTTATGCTGGCTAACTTCTTCCGAACACAGAAGACCATCTCGTACGAGGGATGCATCGCCCAGCTGTTCTCCCTCATTACTTGTGCAGGGACAGAGTGTGTGCTGCTGGCTATCATGGCGTACGACCGATATGTGGCTATCTGTAGCCCCTTACATTATTCCAGCATCATGAGCAAAAGGGCTTgcatgaagatggcagtgttctCTTGGATGTGTGGCTTGGCGAACTCACTGGTGCACACCCTGCTGACACTGTCCTTAACCATCTGCAAGTCCAATGAGCTCAGCCACTTCTTCTGTGACGTCCCCTTGCTTTTGAAGCTCTCTTGCTCAgacacttctgttaatgaagctgTGCTCCATCTAGCCAGTGCCTTGATAGGACTCAGCCCCTGCCTCTTTATTTTGGTCTCCTACATCCGCATCATCCATGCCATCCTGAAGATCAACACCTCTAAGGGCAGAGTGAAGGCTTTCTCCACCTGTGCTTCCCATCTGATTGTGGTCGTGATATTCTATGGTACATCCAACTTCAATTACaacaggccaagttcagggtacTCCTTGGATGTAGATACTTTGGTTTCTTCATTGTACTGCATTGTAACACCCATGTTAAATCCAATTATTTATAGCCTAAGGAATAAAGAGGTAAAGGCCAGTTTTATGAGAATGGGCAAGAAATATTTCTCTTCCTCGGCTAGGACCTGA